In Pecten maximus unplaced genomic scaffold, xPecMax1.1, whole genome shotgun sequence, the DNA window acagCATTACTTcggtttattttgcttaacatcctattaacagccagggtcaattaaggacatgccaggttttgaaggtggaggaaagccggaattcccggagaaaaaccaccggcctacagtcagtacctggcaactgtgCATGCCCCACATCGGTTTTGAacccgcaacccagaggtggagggctagtgataaagtgtcgggacaccttaattACTTGGCCATCGCAGCCCCCACCCAGCATGACACACCACCCAGTAACATTCTACTGCCAAAGGGCGAACCAGTAGTCTCACTCTCAAAAACGCTGAGCAcaaagcaggagtagcaactaccattacCATAGACTTTGGTAATACAAGCgtgtctcgaccaggggacagaaccctaAGCCTTGAGGCTTCCTCACAGGTGTTTACTTAATCAAAGGCCGAAAGTGTGGCCGTctcaagggaaacattaggaaggagaaagttgtttagaaagagaACAAATCTAATCAAAAACTTAGTCGCCTTTTAcaaatcatgcaatgggggcagttTGTAATGCCCTAACTGCAGGGTATCTGCCCCATTAAAAAGCAAAATTGGGAGATCTAAACCCTACCAACATTGGGTTTTTGCTTGCCAAGTCTCACCCAAAGAGTTTCGGTCCTCATGATCAGCCTCCTTCTACATCACAAAAGTAGTACTCAAAATATTTTCTCATATCTGTTGTCCCTCTTTTTTGCATCATTACCGTATTTTACCAAGTAATGTTACTTCAATGCATGACATTGTAATTTGTTGCTGTGGTATTActgaatgtttttttatgaCACATTGTCATGAAGtcattgtattatacatcaTGTACGACTATAGTGAACTGAACTCTTCATTTCAACTCTTAGGACCAGACAAGGAAACGGCTGATTAtgtaatttttataatatatagctGCAAGCGGACAATCTTATCACCAGGCTAAAGGGAAGTTCCCAACTtgcctgagctagtaaggtgacctccTACCCTCcacatttacacatgtataatgtaattattCGGAGGACATATCCTGGACAAACGCATACCACTCTTGTGAAAAACAGACAGATACCAGAAATTGAAGTCGTACCCTTTGGTTAGGCGACATATGTCACCTGTCTGTAGAAGGTCGCCAGTTTCATCCCATACAGATATGTTGATGCTTCCAGTTTTGTCTGCAACTTTACATGAACGCACATCATGGCCATCCTTTGTTCTTGTTGGCTTTCCTAACAGACACAAAATAAATATCAGCAAttattaatacatttattaaaatttttcagAAACATACAAAGTAATTCACTAAACAATAATTTGTAATCTTACTTTTTCTAATATATGTTCCCAGGGACACTTcaatcatataaaatgtactcCGAACAATGTTAAGGAACAGAAAGAAACTTATGATGAGCACCCTCAGCCTGTCGGTTGGCgtcagaacaaaaaaaaaaaattgctagAGAGACCTCTAGCTagttgaaaatgttaatttatcTTCAAACAttaactttagaaaaatatcttGTGAATTTTGTAAAGTCtagaaaataaatcatttcaaTTGATCGAACAATGATTACCATGCTACATGTCATACTATTTTAcctatttctttttattatttagttTTATGGAATTTTTTAGTTAAAACAGTTATAGTAATacttaaattgatataaacggcaaaaaatcaaacttatattttatcaGCTTACGGAACACAAGCAGTTAACATCTGTAAAGTCATTTAATTATATGTTCCAATAAAAGCAATTAAGCTTATTTTTAAGTGTTGACACTATGtgaactgtgtatataatatttattctTATAACAACCCGGTCTTTCAATCCGGGGTAAGAAATTCACCCAGCACCGcctaaaatcaaaacatttaccTATTTCCAGCACTATAAACATGAGGTTTACATTCTTAATACCAGGACGTAGGTCCTTTATGTGGTGATCGGACATCTTGGCAGACTGCACAATAAATGAAACCACTAGCTCTGCTCCATCTTCTCGAATATCGTCTGTTCCCCTCAATCAAGAGACCCGTCTCAGCTTCCTTATCCTGAAATCGTAGCCTATCAGGCAATATTGGGTGGCCAGAATATTCTTCTTTTCGatttttatcgatgttttgttattttctatCACTTCATTATTCCCCTGGtgtcatttatcatatcatAAAGTTTAGAAAGGGTGGCCTAAATATGTAAATGTCGGGGATATAGGCCTAGATAGTTGTGTGACAACATTCGCCAGTCGCGTGTTTTATTCTATTTCTTCATCCGGGCATTACATAAGGGGGATAACTCGTACTTTTTCGTATGACTAAttctgaagacactgttagatatcctctatatcttaaatttagatatttctATCTTTAAtttagatatctctatttaatacataaaaaacagatatctatattttagaTACATATATAGTCTATCTCTGATTCGAATACAGATTTCgttgtttgtcaataaatatatatctcttatttaaataaaaacatcttAACTAAATGGGTAAAAATCCAAACGACCTGTCATAGAATCCTACATGTTCCAAATATTATATGATTGTGGATCATATCAATTGACATCTCGcgataaaaaatatgtatatgagtACGAAACATTTCATGTTGAACTGATGCAATCGAAATTTCATTAGTCATTTAACTGTGATCAACAACTTATACTCAATAGTAGACGGAAATATATGcctagatattattatgatagaccaaatacatttaaatttcatacattGTTCAATTACGTAGCTCAAAATGAGcttatttcattggctaaatgtattattgatatacatgaGATAATTAATTAACAATACCGATGTCCATCATGTTTACCGTGTCTCAAtgttatccatttgttaatGTCCATATTCTCTGGACTATACTGTTTATgataataaacaattgtcattgtcattgatGGAAACACATGAGCTAGAGCAGGGTTTTTACGgagggaggaaaccggagtacccggggaaaacccacatggtcggaCCACCATACCACCATGccaccataccataccataccataccataccaccaTACAATACCACCATGCCACCATGCcaccataccaccataccaccataccataccaccataccaccataccataccaccataccacaccaccataccaccataccacaCCACGATACCACTAtaccataccaccataccacaCCGCCATACCACCATGCCACCGTACCACCATACCATACCACCATGCCATTACACCATACCATACCACCATACTACCATACCACCATACCGCCATACCACACCACGATACCACTATACCATACCACCATGCcaccataccaccataccacCATTTcaccataccaccataccataccaccataccataccacaccACGATACCACTAtaccataccaccataccaccataccacaCCACCATACCACCgtaccataccaccataccacaccgccataccaacataccataccaccataccaccataccaccataccacCATACTACACCACGATACCACTAtaccataccaccataccacaCCGCCATACCACCATGCCACCGTACCACCAtaccataccaccataccataccaccataccataCCACCATGCCATACCACCATGccataccaccataccataccacaccaccataccaccataccataCCACCATACAACCATACCATTATGccataccaccataccataTCACCATACCACACcaccataccaccataccaccataccacgccaccataccaccataccataccaccataccataCCACCATTCCACCACACCACTATGCCATACcaccataccaccataccataTCACCATACCACCATGCCATACcaccataccaccataccacaCCACAATACCACTAtaccataccaccataccaccataccacaccaccataccaccataccattatgccataccataccaccataccataccaccataccaccataccataccaccataccataccaccataccaccataccataCCACCCATGCCATACcaccataccaccataccattatGCCATTATGccataccaccataccataccataccaccataccaccataccacaccgccataccataccataccaccataccaccataccataccaccataccataccaccataccaccatacctaccaccataccataccaccataccaccatgccaccataccacaccaccataccaccataccataccaccataccaccataccatttCTCTCTGTATAATGTAGTTTAATTAATGTTGCTTTGCTGTCCATTACTCTTAGTTTGTATTTATACGTCTTTTGTTTTGTGTCTTTGGTATCCCAGTTGGCAGACGATGCTTGTTGACTTTAGTCACCGAGGTCAGCCgttaattatttcaaaagtgACACACGGCAGAATATACGGAATTGATTGATGCTTTACTTGAAAGGCAACACCCAAATTATAAAACTTACTGATTAAAATTTTAGACAATTGCACATCCTTatatagattttgatatttctttcaacttattttattttcccaTGTTGCCTTTTAAGTATCAACACAAAGCAGTATGATGCAGTTGATTTAACTGATGAATCTACTGTATAAAACGCCCAATTTGctttgaaaggtgctaatatctttTTCTTATTGCAAAATACCTAACAACGTTCTTCTCCCTTCTCCCTAATACCCCACTTGAGCCTCGCCACTTAATAAAAGTCTATGGGTTATGTCCCTTGACGGAGACATACCAGAGTAATGGAcgttttcaattaaaaaataaactacCATCAATATGAAACGTTCGTCAGTCAAGAAAAATTGATCATTACATCCGTCTACCTTAATTTTAAGAACAAAGAAACTTTCTGGGTCATTAATCAgtgtattattttgtaaaagGTATGTTAATTTAACGCCAGATTGTTGGTATTAATCATGTAGAGGGCCCCCTAATAGTTTCTTTTTGTCATATTATTCCTAATGATCGCAATCATTAGAAAACAAAAAGGACaacatttatgtataaaatccattgattttccatttcatttttttttttcaaaacgaCAACAATGACGTTGACAACGAACCTTCGAGGCATATAAGCCATGCTAAAACTTCTCCTATACAACGTTACGGAATAGCTTCCTTCTTGGAAACCAATGATGGATATGGCAGGTGAGGTGATGTGTTTTTACGTTTCATTATCAAATGCTTGATGAATTGATAAATGCTTGACATACATACGTAAATATCAAAAGGTAAAATTGAGAACGAACGATTTTATTCTTCAGCATCAATAAACAATGGCGAGGAAGATGAAAGCTTggcaatcgggaaccgtcggcactttccgtaaacgagaaaatacagtattttctcgtttacggaaagtgccgacggcTCCCGATTGTATGTATGTGGTGTTAACGAATTGGTTTCATGCTCATGATTACATTATAAGtttagttttacaaattttagCGAGAGAGAATTTTTGAAGTATAAACTGTTAAGTGCCTGCTGTTGCCTGCTCTTAGTCAATTTCCTTTGCAGTCAATATCTCTAAAGCATTATGGGGaattaatttcaaaaaacaTGAAACAGACACTTGTATATGTCATGCTCCATTTTAGATTTCAGATATGCTTCATGGGGTCAATTTTATATCAAACGCATAGTATCTATGATAGTTgctcacaaaaaaaaaaaaaaaaaaaaaaaccgtatgaaactttcttttaccttgaatattaCGAGAAATTCgatttttacattgaaaatcGGTAAGTTACTACCATTGGTACCGTTATTATAAGTTTCAGGAAAACAGCTGTCGATATCTCTTTATAATTACGATAGTGAGAGTGAAAACAACTCAATGAAGGAtacatttcaatttatttatataaattcagAGTCCTATGCCTGAGAACTGGAAACAATTTACACATGGATATCGTAGATCCAATACGATTTTAAAGTTTAGTTTGGGTTTAATGTTGTTCTTCTTTTTTTAAGTGTTTAAGTGTTGGTTGACCCTTAATGATTTGAACTATCGTCTGGCATTTATTCAtcataaataaattgaaataattcgGAAAAATTTCTTTTAgtgaaaactttaaaaaaaaatatcaaaataaaaatacatgcaTAATATTTCAAAAGTTCGTTATTGTTTCCATTTTTAATAACCTTTCAACTGCGTCTATCAAAACTAGATGAAGTGTTATTGCAAGTTGGTATCGGTAATGGAAATGATCGAATATCAATTCCTGACATATTACAAATTTCAATCTGAAATATGATTGGTCGAGAATTACTTGACTGAAATGAGAAAAATGTACTACATAAGTAGATTTTGTGCCTGGTGCACAGAACTAGACAGCATGGGAACAAAAACTGAAATCACCGTATATCTTTATACACCTGCAGTGCTACAGGTAAGCGAAATGTTGTGAAAAAAACGATTTATCGATTTGTAAGTTGGAATTACTGTATACTTCGGAAGTCAGTAAATagatttgtattattttttcagTGTTTCCGAACGTTAGCTCGGAAAATTGTGTAACAAGTGGCGACTGGAATTGTACACGTTACAAACTATGCAACGAAGACACCGACAACAATATATATCCTGGAAGAATAAAAAGTTTAGTACACACTTTGTACGTTCCTTTGGGTCTGACACCAAATGCGTCTACCTATCTCGAGACACCTTCAgatgtcagtgttatattatcGGGTGCATACCTGCCATTTCAAGACGACTTTTTGATGGCAGAGAAAAAAAGCTATCGTCCATTGTACTTGACATATGGAAAGGTATGTTATTGTGATAGAGCGATTATGTGAGGATATAAAACAGTTCTGCAAGACAAGTCCATCTAAGTCCACAAGAGAtgtcaatatacattgtatcttaaAAAAGCAAAAACGCAAGTGCAGAGAAAATTAGATAAATTTACA includes these proteins:
- the LOC117320911 gene encoding uncharacterized protein LOC117320911, encoding MMDMAVFPNVSSENCVTSGDWNCTRYKLCNEDTDNNIYPGRIKSLVHTLYVPLGLTPNASTYLETPSDVSVILSGAYLPFQDDFLMAEKKSYRPLYLTYGKLSRVSIQSHYDFGDMICSATYGSATADPTATPLSVTGDPCSYCIIKLAVEYIMASITEVSDNSTRLLKQL